A stretch of DNA from bacterium:
CCGCCCGATCTCCGCGGCCATGATCGTCACGGCGTGGTAGGCCGTCTCGATCGGCGTCGCCGGGTTCTTCGACGGCACGGCCGCCGGGATCGCCACCGCGATGACGACGTCGGCCCCGAGCCGCCGCGCGACGTCGGCGGGAACGGGGTTCGTCACGCCGCCGTCCACCAGCACGCGGCCGTCGACCGTCACCGGCACGAAGACGCCGGGGATCGCCGCCGACGCGTGCACGGCGCGCGCGACCGATCCGCGGTCGAAGACCACGGTCTCGCCCGTGCGCAGGTCGGTCGCCACCGCCGCGTAGGGCAGGGCGAGCTTCTCGATGTCGCGGTTGCGCAGCCGCTGGCCGATGAACTCCTCGAGCCGTTCGCCCTTGACGAAACCGCCGGAGAGGATCGCCAGCGCCTTGTAGTCGAAGAGGTCCTCGTCGGTGACCGTGAGCGCCGACAGCTCCAGGTCGAGGCTCTTGCCGGTGTCGGCGTACAGCGCCCCGACGAGG
This window harbors:
- a CDS encoding patatin-like phospholipase family protein, whose translation is MKRIAVALALCACALAGCAGAPPAAWPPAADTRPRVGLALGGGGARGFAEVGVIRALEREKVPIDVVAGTSVGSLVGALYADTGKSLDLELSALTVTDEDLFDYKALAILSGGFVKGERLEEFIGQRLRNRDIEKLALPYAAVATDLRTGETVVFDRGSVARAVHASAAIPGVFVPVTVDGRVLVDGGVTNPVPADVARRLGADVVIAVAIPAAVPSKNPATPIETAYHAVTIMAAEIGRLRAREADVLITPDAGDVAYDDFSRKKQLIEAGEAATAAAMPAIKAAIAAHTRKP